The following coding sequences are from one Pocillopora verrucosa isolate sample1 chromosome 5, ASM3666991v2, whole genome shotgun sequence window:
- the LOC131782243 gene encoding epidermal retinol dehydrogenase 2-like, translating to MVCLLIEVFSLVGIILWHFLKSFIQIFFPPPRKDVRGEIIFLTGAGSGIGRMMALKFAKLGATIVCVDINQMANDSTVQEIKDQGLSAYGYKCDCSSREDIYRVAELVKNDVGDVTILINNAGIVSGKKFLETEDWMIQKTMEVNTMAHFWTNKAFLPSMLEKNHGHVVTIASSAGLFGVCGLCDYCASKTGAVGIDESLMMELNAMKMTGVHTTVICPFFINTGMFDGVKTRFPLLLPILEPNWATDKMVDAILRNQTMLLLPKILTLFLWIKCTVPTPTYHALAEFFGTNACMDDFKGRSKKSE from the exons ATGGTGTGCCTTTTAATCGAAGTTTTCTCTCTTGTAGGGATCATTCTTTGGCACTTTCTAAAGTcatttattcaaatatttttccctcCACCTCGTAAAGACGTAAGAGGAGAGATAATTTTCCTGACTGGCGCTGGTAGTGGAATTGGTCGAATGATGGCGTTAAAATTTGCCAAGCTAGGAGCTACAATTGTTTGTGTTGATATCAATCAAATGGCCAACGACTCTACAGTTCAAGAAATAAAAGATCAAGGACTTTCCGCTTACGGTTATAAATGTGATTGCAGCAGTCGGGAAGACATTTATCGAGTTGCAGAGCTTGTGAAGAACGATGTCGGCGATGTTACGATCTTGATTAACAATGCTGGAATTGTGAGTGGAAAAAAGTTCCTGGAGACCGAAGATTGGATGATTCAAAAGACCATGGAAGTCAACACGATGGCTCATTTCTGg ACAAATAAAGCCTTTCTTCCATCCATGCTGGAAAAAAATCATGGTCATGTTGTTACCATTGCATCATCTGCTGGTCTGTTTGGTGTTTGTGGTTTGTGTGACTACTGTGCCTCTAAGACTGGTGCTGTTGGTATTGACGAATCCTTGATGATGGAGCTGAATGCCATGAAGATGACAGGAGTACACACAACAGTTATATGTCCATTCTTCATCAACACAGGAATGTTTGATGGAGTTAAAACCAG GTTCCCATTACTACTTCCAATTCTGGAACCCAACTGGGCCACAGATAAGATGGTGGATGCAATCCTTCGCAATCAAACCATGTTGTTACTTCCAAAAATTCTGACTTTGTTTCTCTGGATTAAATG CACTGTACCAACACCTACTTATCATGCACTGGCAGAGTTCTTTGGGACCAATGCTTGCATGGATGATTTCAAAGGAAGATCAAAGAAATCAGAATGA